A portion of the Punica granatum isolate Tunisia-2019 chromosome 7, ASM765513v2, whole genome shotgun sequence genome contains these proteins:
- the LOC116214641 gene encoding adenine phosphoribosyltransferase 1-like, giving the protein MSSLQQLAKFRAPSQLRMGGQLGRCPSCSFSPPGAVRASDLGRSTTEKAISPKLTCSAAAEKSGSFAFTRVVDTEGAARGPGTGPVRAQQMATGDASDPRIAGIAKSIRVIPDFPKPGILFQDITTLLLHTKAFRDTIDLFVERYQGKGISVVAGVEARGFIFGPPIALAIGAKFVPMRKPNKLPGPVIAEEYSLEYGTDKMEMHEGAVEAGEKVLVIDDLIATGGTLGAAIRLLGRVGAHVVECACVIELPELKGRDRLGDTPLFVLVSSA; this is encoded by the exons ATGTCTTCGCTTCAACAGCTGGCGAAGTTCCGTGCTCCGTCGCAGCTGAGGATGGGAGGCCAGCTGGGAAGGTGTCCGTCGTGCTCATTCAGCCCTCCCGGGGCAGTCCGTGCTTCCGATCTTGGCCGGAGCACGACCGAGAAGGCAATTTCCCCTAAGCTGACGTGCAGCGCCGCCGCCGAGAAAAGCGGCAGTTTTGCATTCACCCGTGTCGTCGACACGGAGGGAGCAGCACGGGGTCCCG GGACTGGACCAGTGCGAGCTCAACAGATGGCCACCGGTGACGCATCCGACCCCCGTATTGCTGGGATCGCTAAGTCGATTCGGGTCATCCCAGATTTCCCAAAACCCG GGATCTTGTTTCAAGATATTACGACATTGCTTCTTCATACCAAGGCTTTCAGGGACACCATTGATCTGTTTGTTGAAAGGTACCAGGGGAAAGGCATCTCTGTTGTTGCGG GTGTTGAGGCAAGAGGTTTCATCTTTGGTCCACCCATTGCATTGGCTATTGGTGCAAAATTCGTTCCCATGAGAAAACCTAATAAGTTGCCCG GACCGGTAATTGCAGAGGAGTACTCTCTGGAGTATGGAACAGACAAAATGGAAATGCATGAAGGTGCTGTTGAGGCAGGGGAGAAGGTCCTTGTAATAGACGATCTCATTGCTACTGGGGGGACATTGGGTGCTGCAATCAGACTACTTG GGCGAGTTGGGGCGCATGTGGTTGAATGTgcttgtgttattgaattgccAGAGCTAAAG GGTCGGGATCGATTGGGAGATACACCACTTTTCGTTCTCGTTAGCTCAGCTTGA